The proteins below come from a single Gimesia alba genomic window:
- a CDS encoding glycosyltransferase family 9 protein, with amino-acid sequence MSSQHILSQLNQIEAKRICIIKPSALGDVVQTLPILPVLRERFPNAEISWIIRDSFANLLEGHPHINHIIPFSRRSSVRYWWSFLKDLKQRQFDLVLDLQGLLRTGIMTTATRAPWRIGIEAAREGSHLAYNLTIPDTGRLVPAYLKYWRVADALGLGETKRQTDLALSEEDLNWAKSKLSCQENRAPTLAIHAGAQWITKRWPPESFAAVGAKAIRHFRSNIVLVGTADERPLTNHIEQLLHKFVPTGNVINLAGETTLKQLAAVLIESDFLLTNDSGPMHLAAGLGTPVTGIFTCTSSLRSGPPGDQHELVSTNVDCAGSYQKRCPKRGPQNLCCMEELEIGRVWQALFRLITRHSAQRTGKAA; translated from the coding sequence ATGAGTTCACAGCACATATTATCTCAACTGAATCAAATTGAAGCCAAACGGATTTGTATTATCAAACCCAGTGCCCTCGGTGATGTCGTACAGACGCTGCCCATTCTGCCGGTCCTGCGAGAACGCTTCCCCAACGCCGAAATTTCATGGATCATTCGAGACAGTTTTGCCAATCTGTTGGAAGGGCATCCGCACATCAATCACATTATCCCCTTCAGCCGACGGAGCTCAGTTCGTTACTGGTGGAGCTTTCTGAAAGATCTGAAACAACGTCAATTTGATCTTGTGCTTGATCTGCAGGGATTACTCAGAACAGGCATCATGACCACAGCGACACGTGCTCCATGGCGAATTGGCATCGAAGCCGCTCGTGAAGGATCTCATCTGGCCTACAACCTGACGATTCCCGATACCGGACGGTTGGTCCCCGCATATCTGAAATATTGGCGCGTTGCAGACGCGCTGGGACTAGGTGAAACCAAACGACAAACAGACCTCGCTCTCAGCGAAGAAGATCTGAACTGGGCCAAAAGCAAACTCTCATGCCAGGAAAACCGGGCTCCCACGCTGGCAATTCACGCCGGCGCACAATGGATTACCAAGCGTTGGCCCCCCGAAAGTTTTGCGGCAGTCGGTGCGAAAGCAATCCGTCACTTCCGCAGCAATATCGTTCTGGTGGGAACCGCGGATGAACGACCATTGACCAATCATATCGAACAATTGTTGCACAAGTTCGTGCCAACCGGCAACGTGATCAATCTGGCTGGGGAAACCACACTCAAACAACTGGCAGCGGTGCTCATCGAGTCCGACTTCCTGCTGACGAATGATTCCGGCCCGATGCATCTGGCTGCAGGGCTGGGAACCCCCGTCACAGGCATCTTCACATGCACCAGCTCACTTCGCTCGGGACCACCGGGAGATCAGCATGAACTTGTTTCAACCAATGTTGACTGTGCAGGCAGCTATCAGAAACGCTGCCCCAAGCGCGGTCCACAAAATTTATGCTGCATGGAAGAACTGGAAATTGGTCGCGTCTGGCAAGCGCTGTTCCGGTTGATTACCAGGCATTCAGCGCAACGAACCGGGAAAGCAGCATAA
- a CDS encoding EF-hand domain-containing protein, producing the protein MKVSLLAVSAFVLGMAVLSGNSVTQAEEGKKGQRPSREEILKKFDKDGDGKLSESERTAARAARPKGNGPKGGDGKGRPGFNREEFIKKFDKNGDGKLDETERKAAQAEKAKMGQRGPRMSREELIKKFDKDGDGKLSEAERQEARKTLGQGRRPGINREAMLKKFDKDGDGKLNEEERKAARAEMMKNRSKKGAGKGPKGAGRKGRKKP; encoded by the coding sequence ATGAAAGTAAGCCTGTTAGCAGTATCAGCATTTGTATTGGGAATGGCTGTTTTGTCCGGAAATTCAGTTACCCAGGCCGAAGAAGGAAAAAAAGGCCAACGGCCGAGCCGTGAAGAAATCCTCAAGAAGTTTGATAAAGATGGTGATGGAAAGCTGAGTGAATCAGAGCGTACGGCAGCCAGAGCAGCACGTCCCAAAGGAAATGGTCCTAAAGGGGGTGATGGGAAAGGCCGTCCGGGCTTTAATCGGGAAGAATTCATCAAAAAATTCGATAAGAATGGCGATGGGAAATTAGACGAAACCGAACGCAAAGCCGCTCAAGCTGAGAAAGCCAAAATGGGCCAACGCGGACCTCGAATGAGCCGTGAAGAATTGATCAAGAAGTTCGATAAAGATGGCGACGGAAAATTGAGCGAAGCGGAACGTCAGGAAGCTCGCAAGACATTGGGGCAAGGTCGCCGTCCTGGAATCAACCGCGAAGCAATGCTTAAGAAGTTTGATAAAGATGGTGATGGCAAGCTGAACGAAGAAGAGCGTAAGGCTGCCAGAGCAGAAATGATGAAGAACCGTTCGAAGAAAGGTGCTGGTAAAGGACCTAAAGGTGCAGGCAGAAAAGGGAGAAAGAAGCCCTAA
- a CDS encoding enoyl-ACP reductase FabI, translated as MDFLQLAGKRILIFGVANRKSVAYQTGKVLEEAGAEVIYVVRSEARRESLSKLLKHAPIFVCDVEHQQEIDQLATDISQQYDVIHGLVHSIAFADYSAGWLPFHQTPRAAFLQAVDISCFSLTALSNAFSQLLDPEQGSVVTISISTTRMAAENYGYMAPVKAALDSSICFLAKSFSNFSKVRFNAVCPGLLKTSASAGIPGYVDSYLFAEKATLRKEAVQTREVADTVAFLLSPRSSGINSQGIVIDAGMGTNYFDKEIVSEQT; from the coding sequence ATGGATTTTTTGCAATTGGCTGGAAAACGGATTCTGATTTTTGGAGTCGCCAACCGAAAAAGCGTTGCCTATCAGACCGGCAAAGTACTGGAAGAAGCAGGCGCGGAAGTCATTTATGTCGTTCGCTCTGAAGCCCGCAGAGAATCTTTATCCAAACTGCTCAAACACGCACCGATCTTTGTCTGTGATGTGGAGCATCAACAGGAAATTGACCAGTTAGCCACAGATATCAGTCAACAATACGACGTGATCCATGGCTTAGTGCATTCGATCGCCTTTGCTGATTACTCCGCGGGCTGGCTTCCGTTTCACCAAACACCGCGGGCTGCGTTCTTGCAGGCAGTCGATATTTCCTGCTTCTCATTAACGGCGCTTTCAAATGCATTCAGTCAGCTTCTTGATCCAGAGCAGGGGAGTGTGGTGACCATTTCCATCTCAACCACGCGGATGGCTGCCGAAAACTATGGCTATATGGCCCCGGTCAAAGCGGCGTTGGACTCCTCTATCTGTTTTCTTGCCAAATCCTTCTCCAACTTTTCCAAAGTCCGCTTCAATGCAGTCTGTCCCGGCCTGCTGAAAACATCTGCCTCGGCCGGCATCCCTGGTTATGTCGATAGTTACCTGTTTGCGGAAAAGGCAACCCTCCGCAAGGAAGCAGTCCAGACCAGAGAAGTCGCTGATACCGTCGCGTTTTTACTCAGCCCCCGCTCATCAGGGATTAATTCCCAGGGAATCGTCATTGATGCGGGGATGGGAACCAATTATTTCGACAAAGAAATCGTATCAGAGCAAACATAG
- a CDS encoding type II secretion system F family protein, with the protein MFRARASLKSLSLFCRSLSTMLESGVSITKAFQLAGKKIGDSRLQQSVREITVELKSGNDVTSAMRKQGDFYPELLVNMISVAEQSGGLPEVLKALSEHYDHLLQMRKNFVRLIAWPVFQFTVAILVIALMILILGLIASGQGGQPMDVLGLGLSGPSGAMIWLTCTFGSIFVLFVAYQVLDRLFGGKRYFHGLFLKIPVVGGCMRSFAIARFSWAFALTQQAGMNILDSIKASLQATGNGAFIAKIPQVNGAVNDGEHLTEALAETHLFTEEYIHMVDVGETSGTIPETLQRLSPRFQEDAQRSLATLAAVLGWLIWALVAAFIIFVVFRIAFWYLGILNDALQHV; encoded by the coding sequence ATGTTCAGAGCACGCGCTTCATTGAAATCATTGTCGCTGTTTTGTCGATCGTTAAGTACGATGCTGGAGTCGGGGGTTTCAATTACCAAAGCATTCCAGTTAGCCGGGAAAAAAATCGGTGATTCCCGCCTGCAGCAATCCGTACGTGAGATCACAGTCGAATTAAAATCCGGCAATGATGTCACCTCAGCCATGCGGAAACAGGGCGATTTCTATCCTGAACTACTGGTGAATATGATCAGTGTGGCGGAACAGAGTGGCGGGTTACCCGAAGTCTTAAAGGCTTTGTCGGAACACTACGATCATCTATTGCAAATGCGGAAAAACTTTGTCCGGCTCATCGCCTGGCCTGTCTTTCAGTTTACTGTGGCGATTCTGGTGATTGCTTTGATGATTCTTATTTTGGGGCTGATCGCCAGTGGTCAAGGCGGGCAGCCGATGGATGTGCTGGGGCTGGGTTTATCAGGTCCGAGTGGCGCGATGATCTGGCTGACATGTACGTTCGGTTCGATTTTTGTCCTGTTTGTCGCTTATCAGGTGTTAGATCGTTTGTTCGGCGGGAAACGTTACTTTCATGGTCTGTTTCTGAAAATTCCCGTTGTGGGCGGCTGTATGCGTTCGTTTGCGATTGCCCGATTTTCCTGGGCATTTGCACTCACCCAGCAGGCCGGAATGAATATTCTGGATTCGATCAAAGCTAGTCTGCAAGCAACGGGAAATGGGGCATTTATTGCGAAAATTCCTCAGGTGAACGGCGCGGTCAACGACGGAGAGCATCTCACGGAGGCCTTGGCGGAAACGCATCTGTTTACAGAAGAATATATTCATATGGTGGATGTGGGGGAGACATCTGGGACCATTCCGGAAACGTTGCAGCGATTAAGTCCGCGTTTTCAGGAAGATGCACAGCGGAGTCTGGCGACATTGGCTGCGGTTCTTGGTTGGCTGATCTGGGCGCTGGTTGCGGCATTTATCATCTTTGTTGTCTTCCGGATCGCTTTCTGGTATCTGGGGATACTTAACGATGCCTTGCAGCATGTCTGA
- the tgt gene encoding tRNA guanosine(34) transglycosylase Tgt has product MSHFQFELIHTDSRTGARVGRWHTPHGIVDTPAFMPVGTLASVKGLLPEQLKQVGTQQVLANTYHLALRPGAEIVEEMGGLHEFMNWDGPILTDSGGFQVFSLAQLTKMDDEQVVFRSHIDGSLFELSPEKAVKIQEQLGADCIMCLDECPPHDVPLEKMQDAVDRTTNWAARCRDAQKRDDQALFGIVQGGTDQKMRERSAEGLLPLEFPGYAIGGLSVGEKPEDMYSTLDFTTPMLPVEKPRYLMGVGRPSDLIEAIIRGVDLFDCVMPTRNGRNGMAFTSQGRVNLRNQKHARDPNPLDPECDSPGSRDYSRAYLRHLFMSREMLGPILISLHNIAFYQKLLRDLRQAILNDQVEEFRAVHLARWNASF; this is encoded by the coding sequence GTGTCTCATTTTCAATTTGAACTGATCCATACCGATTCCCGGACCGGAGCACGTGTTGGTCGCTGGCATACGCCGCATGGAATCGTGGATACCCCTGCTTTTATGCCTGTTGGAACTTTGGCATCGGTGAAAGGGTTACTGCCTGAGCAACTCAAACAGGTCGGAACGCAGCAGGTTTTGGCCAACACCTATCATTTGGCGCTACGTCCCGGAGCCGAGATTGTGGAAGAGATGGGTGGGCTGCATGAATTCATGAACTGGGACGGCCCAATTCTAACTGATAGTGGCGGGTTTCAGGTTTTCAGTCTGGCCCAGCTAACTAAGATGGATGATGAACAAGTTGTGTTTCGTTCTCATATCGATGGCAGCTTATTCGAATTATCACCCGAAAAGGCAGTCAAGATTCAGGAACAGTTGGGAGCAGACTGCATTATGTGTCTGGATGAATGTCCGCCTCATGATGTGCCGCTGGAAAAAATGCAGGATGCCGTCGATCGCACCACAAACTGGGCTGCACGTTGCCGGGATGCCCAGAAACGGGATGACCAGGCGCTGTTTGGGATTGTTCAAGGGGGAACTGATCAGAAGATGCGAGAACGTTCTGCTGAAGGCTTACTTCCCCTGGAGTTTCCAGGATACGCTATCGGCGGTTTGAGTGTGGGGGAAAAGCCTGAGGATATGTACTCCACTTTGGATTTCACGACCCCCATGCTGCCTGTGGAGAAACCCCGCTATTTGATGGGGGTGGGCCGCCCTTCTGACCTGATCGAGGCGATTATCCGTGGCGTGGATCTGTTTGATTGTGTGATGCCGACCAGAAATGGGCGAAATGGGATGGCTTTTACCAGTCAGGGACGGGTGAATTTACGTAATCAAAAACATGCCAGAGATCCCAATCCTCTGGACCCTGAATGTGATTCCCCTGGGTCAAGAGACTATAGTCGGGCTTATTTGCGGCATTTATTCATGTCTCGAGAGATGTTGGGGCCTATTTTGATTTCTCTGCACAACATTGCCTTTTATCAAAAATTGTTGCGAGATCTGCGTCAGGCGATCCTCAACGATCAAGTTGAGGAGTTTAGGGCGGTTCACCTTGCCCGTTGGAACGCATCTTTCTAA
- the yajC gene encoding preprotein translocase subunit YajC: MNILLTTLYFLADEAPVKEGPAPSPIFQFLPIIAIVIFFYFIMFRPQQKERARREKALGELKKNDRVVTIGGIIGTIANISEKEQEVTLKIDDNSRIKMRRSAIQGLYQEENKESTS, translated from the coding sequence ATGAACATTCTATTGACCACACTATATTTTTTGGCTGATGAAGCACCTGTAAAAGAGGGTCCTGCTCCTTCACCGATTTTTCAATTTCTGCCGATCATTGCGATCGTCATTTTCTTTTATTTCATTATGTTTCGCCCCCAGCAAAAAGAACGGGCCCGTCGTGAGAAAGCCCTTGGCGAACTCAAGAAAAATGATCGGGTCGTGACCATCGGCGGGATCATTGGCACGATTGCCAACATCTCGGAAAAAGAGCAGGAAGTAACATTGAAAATCGATGATAACTCCCGGATTAAGATGAGACGAAGTGCCATCCAGGGGCTTTATCAGGAAGAAAACAAAGAATCGACCAGCTAG
- the secD gene encoding protein translocase subunit SecD — MTGIDFHSAALLAAEVTEKTTSQVSGGSILLVLVIVFVLPFVLGVVIARALKLKDFSRKIGLVLFTAVIASTPFAWQIANGHDWRNAIRLGIDLAGGSNMVFEVDEGRSEKELSNEVMDQMVGAIGRRINPSGTEEVTVRKVGQNRIEVIVPGADSDDVQRIKSLITRLGSLEFDIVANRRDHATIVNRALESPGKDIRDGEGRVIASWREVNGDDSYTEDQMVSRPFTREDGTQGEEVLVIIEPNPERKVTGKYLVRARQSTDQNGSPAVAFTFNARGGTLFSQLTSKNRPSKDGFHRHLAVLLDGKVHSAPRLITTIGAEGQITGRFTQKEISDLLNVLNAGALEVPLKPEPVSEFSISPLLGSDVQEKGKRAIVIAAITVILFMLIYYRFSGLVANICLTLNLLLVMGTMSFINATFTLPGLAGLVLTIGMAVDANVLIFERIREEKARGSSLRMAINNGFSRAFTTIVDANLTTLIVAVVLYIIGTDQVRGFAVTLFIGIVMSMFTALYVGRIIFDIFERKRWISDLKMMSIVGSTSIDFIGKKMVAATFSIALIVIGMGVVVTRGEKNLDIDFTGGTMVTFEFEDQQEIDDVRGLLQGEFGNSITLEQLQLSNDPASEGRFFRLRTTMNDADKGEEEAKAADSIREKLNLAFKDSAHKLRKVTMEYGEVKPLTGSEDSPAGAEVELTFSSEVKPSTVDNYLKEAIAEIKNADKTPKYDRIPDFHLTGITADKEGADAESKESNRYKKMKMQAGPDLLVDDLKIALASMQAVMETTAILDEVNSFDSSVASEMQESALLAMLISLIAIVAYVWFRFQRITFGLAAVAALVHDVLVVLGLVALGAYLSNTGLGLVLGLNDFKINLPMIAAFLTIVGYSLNDTIVVFDRIREVRGKNPALTTTMVNESLNQTLSRTLLTSITTLIVVLILYAIGGEGIHGFAYCLVLGVFVGTYSSIYIASPVLLWLMNRPGSATARATQQSEKQASVSS; from the coding sequence ATGACAGGGATTGATTTCCACTCAGCAGCATTGCTCGCTGCAGAAGTGACTGAAAAGACGACATCACAGGTTTCCGGGGGGAGTATTCTTCTCGTACTTGTAATCGTATTCGTATTACCATTTGTTCTGGGAGTCGTCATTGCTCGTGCTCTCAAGCTCAAAGACTTTTCACGCAAAATTGGTCTGGTGTTATTCACCGCCGTGATTGCTTCGACCCCCTTTGCCTGGCAGATTGCCAACGGACACGACTGGCGGAATGCCATTCGTCTCGGTATTGACTTGGCCGGTGGTTCAAACATGGTATTCGAAGTTGATGAAGGCCGAAGTGAAAAAGAGCTTTCCAACGAAGTGATGGATCAGATGGTCGGCGCGATTGGCCGCCGAATCAATCCTTCCGGAACGGAAGAAGTGACGGTTCGCAAAGTCGGTCAGAACCGGATCGAAGTGATCGTTCCCGGAGCAGACAGTGATGATGTTCAACGCATTAAGTCTCTGATTACCCGTCTGGGAAGTCTGGAATTTGATATTGTGGCAAATCGTCGCGATCATGCCACGATCGTCAATCGTGCCTTGGAAAGCCCCGGAAAAGATATTCGGGACGGCGAAGGCCGTGTGATTGCCAGTTGGCGCGAAGTCAACGGCGATGATTCTTATACCGAAGACCAGATGGTTTCGCGGCCATTCACACGCGAAGATGGAACTCAGGGGGAAGAGGTTCTGGTGATTATTGAACCGAATCCAGAGCGAAAGGTCACCGGTAAATATCTGGTGCGTGCCCGACAGTCGACAGACCAGAACGGCTCTCCTGCCGTAGCGTTTACATTCAATGCCCGAGGCGGCACATTGTTTAGCCAGCTCACCTCAAAAAATCGCCCCAGTAAAGACGGATTTCACCGACACTTGGCTGTGTTACTGGATGGCAAAGTGCATTCCGCACCACGCTTGATTACGACGATTGGTGCCGAAGGACAAATTACAGGGCGGTTCACTCAGAAAGAAATTTCTGACTTGTTAAATGTTTTGAATGCTGGTGCATTAGAGGTTCCCTTGAAGCCGGAGCCTGTCTCTGAATTTTCCATCAGTCCGCTACTGGGGAGCGATGTTCAGGAAAAAGGGAAGCGGGCAATCGTGATTGCGGCGATCACCGTTATTCTGTTCATGCTGATCTACTATCGTTTTTCCGGTCTGGTCGCCAATATCTGTTTGACTCTGAACCTGTTGCTGGTGATGGGAACGATGTCGTTCATCAATGCAACATTTACCCTGCCCGGTTTGGCCGGTCTGGTGTTAACGATTGGTATGGCCGTCGATGCGAACGTGTTGATCTTTGAGCGAATTCGTGAAGAGAAAGCTCGTGGTTCCAGTTTAAGGATGGCCATTAACAACGGTTTTTCACGAGCATTCACGACGATCGTGGACGCGAACCTGACGACGCTGATTGTTGCCGTCGTGTTGTATATTATTGGGACCGATCAGGTACGTGGGTTTGCCGTTACGCTCTTCATCGGGATTGTGATGAGTATGTTTACCGCATTGTATGTGGGACGCATCATTTTTGATATTTTCGAACGCAAACGCTGGATCAGCGATCTGAAGATGATGAGTATCGTCGGCAGCACCAGTATCGATTTCATCGGTAAAAAAATGGTGGCTGCTACATTCTCCATTGCACTGATTGTGATTGGAATGGGGGTTGTCGTTACACGTGGTGAAAAGAATCTGGATATCGATTTTACCGGTGGAACGATGGTTACATTTGAATTCGAAGATCAACAAGAGATCGACGATGTTCGTGGATTATTACAAGGCGAGTTTGGCAACAGTATTACTCTTGAGCAATTACAGCTTTCCAACGATCCTGCTTCTGAGGGGCGTTTTTTCCGTTTGCGTACTACAATGAACGATGCGGATAAAGGGGAAGAGGAAGCCAAAGCCGCTGATTCCATTCGAGAAAAGTTGAATCTGGCTTTCAAGGATTCTGCTCATAAGTTACGAAAAGTAACCATGGAATATGGTGAGGTCAAGCCGCTTACAGGTAGCGAGGATTCTCCCGCTGGTGCCGAAGTGGAACTGACTTTCAGTAGTGAAGTGAAACCTTCTACTGTTGATAATTATCTGAAAGAAGCCATTGCAGAAATCAAGAATGCAGATAAGACTCCCAAATACGATCGCATTCCCGACTTTCATTTGACAGGCATCACTGCCGACAAAGAAGGTGCAGATGCCGAATCTAAAGAGTCGAATCGCTATAAAAAGATGAAAATGCAAGCCGGGCCAGATCTTCTGGTAGATGATTTAAAGATAGCACTTGCTTCGATGCAGGCTGTGATGGAGACGACGGCAATTCTGGACGAGGTAAACAGCTTTGACAGCTCAGTCGCCAGTGAAATGCAGGAATCTGCTTTACTAGCTATGTTGATCAGTTTAATCGCGATTGTGGCTTATGTCTGGTTCCGATTCCAGAGAATTACCTTTGGTTTGGCTGCTGTTGCTGCTCTGGTTCACGACGTTCTCGTGGTGCTGGGGTTGGTTGCGTTGGGAGCCTATTTAAGTAATACCGGTTTAGGACTTGTGCTGGGGCTGAATGATTTTAAGATCAACCTGCCGATGATTGCGGCCTTCCTGACGATTGTCGGTTATTCGTTGAATGATACGATTGTTGTCTTCGACCGGATTCGCGAAGTACGAGGGAAGAACCCGGCTCTGACCACGACAATGGTCAATGAGAGTTTGAACCAGACCCTCTCACGAACCTTGCTGACATCGATTACGACTCTGATTGTAGTCTTGATCCTGTATGCCATCGGTGGTGAGGGAATTCATGGATTTGCCTACTGTCTAGTTCTGGGTGTGTTTGTTGGTACTTACAGTTCGATCTACATTGCCAGCCCTGTTCTGCTCTGGCTGATGAATCGTCCTGGAAGTGCGACGGCGCGTGCCACTCAGCAAAGTGAAAAACAGGCGAGTGTCAGCAGCTAA
- a CDS encoding amidohydrolase family protein encodes MIIQGTLVSSSGTFKSQIRVDGNFIVDVGTNLGQADITFSDDCLIFAGMGDIHIHARDDVSESQTYKEDFCTAGAAAINGGVVHVADMPNNPVPPITDESYLEKARHLEKRNPPIHFTLYAGIGPGTRPLTFAVPYKAYMGPSVGDLFFKTLEQLDETLSHYRGCNVSFHCEDPILLEEHADAATHEAKRPTECEISATRFALQMIEKYDLKGKLCHYSVGEGLPLIREARSRGVKVTCEVTPHHLYFDQSDLTDENRGKMQMNPPLRTISDRQAMLAALREGTLDYLATDHAPHTLEENEQGISGQPHLDTFGAFVTWLILDQKFTPEQAALFCSENPGDFVNPYISPKKFGKIEPGYTASLTVLNLKQPVTIKREDLKTKCGWSPFEGITFPGSVEAVFIEGRQVR; translated from the coding sequence ATGATCATACAGGGAACGCTCGTCAGTTCTTCAGGCACATTCAAAAGCCAGATTCGAGTCGACGGTAATTTTATTGTCGATGTAGGCACCAACTTGGGCCAGGCAGATATCACATTTTCTGATGATTGTCTGATCTTCGCCGGCATGGGTGATATTCATATCCATGCCCGCGATGATGTGAGTGAGTCCCAAACTTACAAAGAAGATTTTTGCACCGCAGGTGCTGCCGCCATCAATGGCGGGGTTGTCCATGTCGCCGACATGCCGAACAATCCGGTCCCACCGATCACAGATGAAAGCTACCTCGAAAAAGCCCGACATCTGGAAAAACGCAACCCACCAATTCATTTCACGCTGTATGCGGGCATCGGACCGGGAACCCGTCCACTTACATTTGCTGTCCCTTATAAAGCATACATGGGCCCCAGTGTAGGAGACCTGTTTTTCAAAACACTGGAGCAGCTCGACGAAACACTCTCACATTATCGTGGTTGCAACGTCAGTTTTCACTGTGAAGATCCGATCTTGCTGGAAGAACACGCTGATGCAGCCACACATGAAGCGAAAAGGCCGACAGAGTGTGAGATCTCGGCTACACGTTTTGCCCTGCAGATGATCGAAAAATATGACCTCAAAGGCAAGCTCTGCCACTATTCGGTAGGGGAAGGCTTGCCACTCATTCGGGAAGCCAGAAGCCGTGGAGTGAAGGTTACCTGTGAAGTCACTCCCCATCATCTCTACTTCGACCAGAGCGATCTGACGGATGAGAATCGGGGGAAAATGCAAATGAATCCGCCTTTGCGAACCATCTCAGACCGTCAAGCCATGTTGGCGGCACTCCGCGAGGGCACACTTGATTATCTTGCCACCGATCATGCACCGCATACGCTGGAAGAAAACGAGCAGGGGATCTCTGGACAACCGCATCTGGATACCTTCGGCGCGTTTGTCACCTGGCTGATTCTGGATCAAAAATTTACCCCCGAACAGGCCGCTCTGTTTTGCTCAGAAAACCCGGGCGATTTTGTAAATCCATATATCTCGCCTAAGAAATTCGGCAAAATTGAGCCCGGCTATACTGCCAGTCTGACCGTCCTCAATCTGAAACAGCCAGTCACGATCAAGCGAGAAGACCTGAAAACTAAATGCGGCTGGTCTCCCTTTGAAGGGATTACGTTTCCGGGTTCCGTGGAAGCGGTATTCATAGAAGGTCGTCAGGTCCGCTAA
- a CDS encoding DUF6793 family protein, which yields MALYEIETNAHIMVGWANTQEEAEHAAQENYPEDEILRVTRRPRDMWVISKRLLGIEGHTEPCDMARECLFKASGDKVHAIRLYMRDTGADLHEAQLAIETNMSVGW from the coding sequence ATGGCTCTTTATGAGATTGAAACAAACGCACATATCATGGTGGGCTGGGCTAATACTCAAGAGGAAGCAGAACATGCTGCTCAAGAAAATTACCCTGAGGATGAAATCCTGAGAGTCACACGTCGTCCGCGCGACATGTGGGTCATTTCAAAACGTCTGCTGGGCATCGAAGGGCATACCGAGCCCTGCGATATGGCACGCGAATGTCTGTTCAAGGCTTCCGGTGACAAAGTGCACGCGATCCGGCTTTATATGCGCGATACAGGTGCCGACTTACACGAGGCCCAACTCGCAATCGAAACCAATATGTCAGTTGGCTGGTAA
- the tsaB gene encoding tRNA (adenosine(37)-N6)-threonylcarbamoyltransferase complex dimerization subunit type 1 TsaB, whose translation MENPQFYLGIETSAHRGSIAVYRPQQQIVQIDLQQQGRKHAQTLVAEVKKLLDELQISPSQITGIGVSRGPGSFTGLRIGTTFAKTFGYVTNCPVLGIDTFEAIALNSPPEIQETYVISNAQRGDLFVGKYVKLSDNQWQQTSEISLHEMTDFCRSLTPGEAISGPGIELLETTSLSEVQLLEPEYRFPVAAKIAEITGRIHQNSPPEQHESLNETWNLTPFYLRKSAAEEKWDAQHQNQTD comes from the coding sequence GTGGAAAATCCCCAGTTTTATTTAGGTATTGAGACTTCGGCGCATCGTGGGTCCATCGCGGTCTATCGTCCCCAGCAGCAAATTGTGCAGATTGATTTGCAACAACAGGGGAGAAAGCATGCGCAAACTCTGGTTGCTGAAGTAAAAAAACTGCTGGACGAACTCCAAATATCGCCAAGTCAAATCACAGGAATCGGAGTCAGCCGCGGCCCCGGCAGCTTTACGGGCCTGAGAATCGGCACAACGTTCGCAAAAACCTTCGGCTACGTCACAAACTGCCCCGTATTGGGAATCGATACGTTTGAAGCGATTGCCCTCAACAGCCCACCCGAGATTCAGGAAACCTATGTGATCTCCAATGCACAACGGGGAGACCTGTTTGTTGGCAAATATGTCAAACTTTCAGACAATCAATGGCAACAAACTTCGGAAATCAGCTTACATGAAATGACTGATTTTTGTCGTTCCCTCACTCCTGGCGAGGCAATTTCAGGCCCTGGAATCGAACTGCTTGAAACCACATCCTTAAGCGAAGTGCAGCTTCTGGAACCAGAATATCGCTTCCCCGTTGCTGCCAAAATCGCTGAAATCACGGGAAGAATTCATCAAAACAGCCCGCCTGAGCAACACGAATCTCTCAATGAAACCTGGAATCTGACTCCCTTTTATCTGCGTAAAAGTGCTGCGGAAGAAAAATGGGACGCACAGCATCAGAACCAGACAGATTGA